One window of uncultured Campylobacter sp. genomic DNA carries:
- a CDS encoding ABC transporter permease, translating to MVKYLLFKYLRFDRSQPFITLSALLAFLGVGVGLTVLIVAMAIMNGFDKEFERKLFTMNYPITIHSHFRGGISKDDVDGLRADFPDLIFSPYISSQVIAKSGEKLEGGLIFGVNLNDEKRINSVVAAGAKDANLTDYGIMIGRGIKDEFMLDTGSKITMIFTKSDPGGFALIPKMKRFDVRADFSSGLIAYDKAYSYADASDLAKILGYDEGTFDGVHVFSNDPFKDLERIKKSLPGGANAVGWWQQNGNFFSALALEKRALFIVLMLIILVASLNIVSSLLMTVMNRRQEIALLLSLGASKKEVKRTFFALGATIGGGGIIFGLILGLFGVWLLGSFDIVNLPADVYGSSKLPMELSLGDLAMILIGAVLIVALSSWYPAKKATQIDVLQTLRNE from the coding sequence TTGGTAAAGTATTTATTATTCAAATATCTCAGATTCGACCGCTCTCAGCCCTTCATTACGCTTTCGGCGCTGCTTGCGTTTTTGGGCGTCGGCGTGGGGCTTACGGTGCTCATCGTCGCAATGGCGATAATGAACGGCTTTGATAAAGAATTCGAGCGCAAGCTCTTTACGATGAACTACCCGATCACGATCCACAGCCACTTTCGCGGCGGCATTTCAAAAGACGACGTGGATGGGCTGCGGGCGGACTTTCCCGATCTGATCTTTAGCCCGTATATTAGCTCGCAAGTCATCGCCAAAAGCGGCGAGAAGCTCGAGGGCGGGCTGATTTTTGGCGTAAATTTAAACGATGAAAAACGCATCAATTCCGTCGTCGCAGCAGGCGCCAAAGACGCCAATCTAACGGACTACGGCATAATGATAGGGCGCGGGATCAAGGACGAGTTTATGTTGGATACGGGCAGCAAGATCACGATGATCTTTACGAAGAGCGATCCGGGCGGCTTTGCGCTGATTCCTAAGATGAAGCGCTTTGACGTGCGCGCGGATTTTAGCTCCGGGCTGATCGCCTACGACAAGGCGTATTCCTACGCAGACGCAAGCGATCTAGCCAAAATTTTAGGCTACGACGAGGGGACATTTGACGGCGTGCATGTTTTTTCAAACGATCCGTTTAAGGACCTGGAGCGCATCAAAAAAAGCCTCCCCGGCGGTGCTAACGCCGTGGGCTGGTGGCAGCAAAACGGCAATTTTTTCAGCGCCCTTGCGCTTGAAAAGCGCGCGCTTTTCATCGTGCTGATGCTAATAATCCTAGTCGCAAGCCTAAATATCGTAAGTTCGCTTCTGATGACCGTTATGAACCGTCGCCAAGAGATCGCGCTTTTACTTAGCCTGGGTGCCAGCAAAAAGGAGGTCAAAAGAACCTTTTTCGCGCTCGGAGCCACGATCGGCGGTGGCGGCATCATATTCGGGCTCATTTTGGGCCTATTCGGCGTGTGGCTGCTCGGAAGCTTCGACATCGTAAATCTACCGGCCGACGTTTACGGAAGCTCGAAGCTGCCGATGGAGCTCTCGCTAGGCGATTTGGCGATGATTTTGATCGGCGCGGTGCTTATCGTGGCACTCTCGTCGTGGTACCCAGCCAAAAAAGCCACGCAGATCGACGTGCTGCAAACACTGCGCAACGAGTAG
- the secA gene encoding preprotein translocase subunit SecA, translating to MFKKVIHGIFGTKNDRIVKQYAKRAAQISALEENYAAMDDAALKAEFEALRAQVRAGEKSTDDVLNEVFAIVREAGKRVLNMRHFDVQLIGGLVLNDGAIAEMKTGEGKTLVATLAVVLNAMEGKGVHVVTVNDYLAKRDAEQMGELYEFLGLSTGVIVGGEYDDAKRKAAYACDITYGTNNEFGFDYLRDNMKFSADEKVQRGHHFVIVDEVDSILIDEARTPLIISGPTNRTLDGYIKANEVARQMIRGEAPADPKGKATGDFTVDEKNRAVLITETGISKAEKLFGVDNLYSLENAVLSHYLDQALKANYLFEKDVHYVVRDGQVIIVDEFTGRLSEGRRFSEGLHQALEAKEGVQIQEESQTLADITFQNYFRLYEKLAGMTGTAQTEATEFSQIYKLEVVSIPTNVPIIRKDQNDLIYKTEREKFDAVINEIKRLNSKGQPVLVGTASIEKSEKLHELLVKENIAHSVLNAKNHEREAQIIKDAGVKGAVTIATNMAGRGVDIRIDDEVRALGGLYILGTERHESRRIDNQLRGRSGRQGDPGESRFFLSLEDNLLRIFGSDKIKNIMDRLGLKDGEHIESGMVSRAVENAQKKVESLHFEARKNILEYDDVANEQRKTIYKYRNELLDPDYDLKDKIIQNREEYISSVLEELEIFDGANIKEVDKFPIVAKIAQETGEVLENSELEKVDDFKELKEKIVGALAVSYENKMAPIDPQQRKSIEKMLYLQIVDRDWREHLYQMDILKAGIGLRGYNHKDPLTEYKKESYNLFMELVMRLKSDSIRLLHSIQFKSREEIEAEQRAMQERMESSNAKELAAASTNEAQLKGAEEFGDKKPKRNDPCPCGSGKKYKDCHGKGGPKKGGFAR from the coding sequence ATGTTTAAAAAGGTCATCCACGGGATTTTCGGTACTAAAAACGATAGGATCGTCAAACAATACGCCAAGCGCGCGGCGCAGATCAGCGCGCTTGAAGAAAACTACGCGGCGATGGACGATGCGGCGCTTAAGGCGGAATTTGAAGCGTTAAGAGCGCAAGTTCGCGCGGGCGAAAAGAGCACGGATGACGTGCTTAACGAAGTGTTTGCTATCGTGCGAGAGGCGGGCAAAAGAGTGCTAAATATGCGTCACTTCGACGTTCAGCTGATAGGCGGTTTGGTGCTAAACGACGGCGCGATTGCCGAGATGAAAACGGGCGAAGGAAAGACCCTCGTAGCGACTTTGGCGGTAGTGCTAAATGCGATGGAGGGCAAGGGCGTTCACGTCGTGACCGTAAACGACTACTTAGCCAAGCGAGATGCCGAGCAGATGGGCGAGCTATATGAATTTTTAGGGCTTAGCACCGGCGTGATCGTAGGTGGAGAATACGATGACGCCAAGCGCAAGGCTGCATACGCGTGCGACATCACTTATGGCACAAACAACGAGTTTGGCTTTGACTACCTGCGCGATAATATGAAATTTAGCGCGGATGAAAAGGTGCAGCGTGGGCATCATTTCGTAATCGTCGATGAAGTAGATAGCATCCTGATCGACGAAGCTAGGACGCCACTTATCATTTCAGGTCCTACGAACCGCACTCTAGACGGCTACATCAAGGCAAATGAAGTAGCTCGCCAAATGATCCGCGGCGAGGCGCCAGCCGATCCAAAAGGCAAGGCGACGGGCGATTTTACCGTAGATGAGAAAAACCGCGCCGTTTTGATTACAGAGACAGGAATCTCAAAAGCCGAGAAGCTTTTTGGCGTCGATAACCTCTATAGCCTTGAAAATGCCGTGCTTAGCCACTACCTTGATCAAGCACTTAAGGCGAATTATCTATTTGAAAAGGACGTGCACTACGTCGTGCGCGACGGGCAGGTCATAATCGTGGATGAATTTACGGGTCGTCTTAGCGAGGGTCGCAGATTCAGCGAAGGCTTGCACCAGGCTCTTGAAGCTAAAGAGGGCGTGCAGATCCAGGAGGAGAGCCAAACCCTTGCCGACATTACCTTCCAAAACTACTTCCGTCTTTACGAAAAACTCGCCGGTATGACTGGTACGGCACAGACGGAAGCAACGGAATTTTCTCAAATTTACAAACTCGAAGTAGTCTCTATCCCTACGAACGTGCCGATTATCAGAAAGGATCAAAACGATCTTATCTACAAGACCGAGCGCGAGAAATTTGACGCCGTCATAAATGAGATCAAGCGGCTAAATTCTAAAGGCCAGCCCGTGCTAGTGGGTACGGCGTCGATTGAAAAGAGCGAGAAGCTGCACGAGCTTTTGGTCAAAGAAAACATCGCGCACTCCGTGTTAAACGCCAAAAATCACGAGCGTGAAGCGCAGATCATCAAAGACGCGGGCGTAAAGGGCGCCGTAACGATCGCTACGAATATGGCGGGTCGCGGCGTGGATATCCGCATAGACGATGAAGTGCGTGCTTTGGGCGGGCTATATATTTTAGGTACCGAGCGCCACGAAAGCCGCCGCATCGATAACCAGCTCCGCGGACGAAGCGGGCGCCAAGGTGATCCGGGCGAGAGTAGATTTTTCTTAAGCTTGGAGGATAACCTGCTTAGAATTTTCGGCAGCGACAAGATCAAAAATATCATGGATCGCTTGGGTTTAAAAGACGGCGAACATATCGAATCAGGCATGGTTTCGCGCGCAGTAGAGAACGCGCAGAAAAAGGTCGAGAGCTTGCATTTTGAAGCGCGTAAAAATATCCTAGAATACGACGACGTCGCAAACGAGCAGCGCAAAACGATCTATAAATACCGCAACGAGCTTTTGGATCCCGACTACGATCTGAAAGATAAAATCATTCAAAACCGCGAGGAGTACATCTCTAGCGTGCTTGAGGAGCTTGAAATTTTCGACGGCGCAAATATCAAAGAGGTCGATAAATTCCCGATCGTCGCTAAAATTGCTCAAGAAACGGGCGAGGTGCTCGAAAATAGCGAGCTTGAGAAGGTCGATGATTTCAAAGAGCTGAAAGAAAAGATCGTCGGTGCGCTTGCCGTTTCGTATGAAAACAAGATGGCGCCGATCGATCCGCAGCAGCGCAAAAGTATCGAAAAGATGCTTTATCTGCAGATCGTCGATCGCGACTGGCGGGAGCATCTGTATCAGATGGATATCCTAAAAGCGGGTATCGGACTTCGCGGCTACAACCACAAAGACCCGCTTACGGAGTATAAAAAGGAGAGCTACAATCTCTTTATGGAGCTTGTGATGCGCCTCAAATCCGATAGCATCCGCTTGCTGCATTCGATTCAGTTCAAATCTAGAGAGGAGATCGAAGCCGAGCAGCGTGCGATGCAGGAGCGCATGGAGAGCTCAAACGCCAAAGAGCTCGCCGCCGCAAGCACGAATGAAGCGCAGCTAAAGGGCGCAGAAGAGTTCGGCGACAAAAAGCCTAAGCGAAACGATCCTTGCCCTTGCGGCAGCGGCAAAAAATACAAAGACTGCCACGGCAAGGGCGGTCCGAAAAAAGGCGGTTTTGCGAGGTAG
- the lolA gene encoding LolA-like outer membrane lipoprotein chaperone, producing MKKTLISLAASCIFAFASGIEFNTLSANFSQTVQSDDAKISYGGDFSATKEHAVWHYKTPTIKNIFFSFTKVVVIEPELEQAIITNIKETPNLTAILANAKPNKNGVYEASFDDVKYLIEMKGDLPSKISYTDKMDNKVVINLSNVRKNAPVNEAIFKPAIPKNYDIITQ from the coding sequence ATGAAAAAAACTCTTATTTCTTTAGCGGCAAGCTGCATTTTTGCATTCGCAAGCGGGATAGAATTCAACACTCTGAGCGCAAATTTTTCACAAACCGTGCAGAGCGACGATGCGAAAATCAGCTACGGCGGCGATTTTAGCGCCACGAAAGAGCACGCCGTGTGGCATTACAAGACCCCTACGATAAAAAATATATTCTTTAGCTTCACAAAGGTCGTCGTCATCGAGCCCGAACTCGAGCAGGCTATCATCACAAATATCAAAGAAACGCCGAATTTAACAGCGATCCTAGCGAACGCAAAACCCAATAAAAACGGCGTTTATGAGGCGAGCTTCGACGATGTGAAATATCTCATCGAGATGAAGGGCGATCTGCCAAGTAAGATCAGCTACACCGACAAAATGGATAATAAAGTAGTCATCAATCTAAGCAACGTCCGTAAAAACGCACCGGTGAATGAGGCGATCTTTAAGCCCGCAATCCCCAAAAACTACGACATCATCACACAGTAG
- a CDS encoding low molecular weight protein-tyrosine-phosphatase, which produces MRLLFVCHGNICRSPMAQSVMQNFINQSELKARVSVNSAATHTDEIGSPPYYETQRVLKEQKVPLVAHRAVQVTPADYERYDLILCMDDENMRSLGRIFRGKDMAKVKFLLEFEERNFTDCDAPNFKGALKQTGLNLKGAGSNLTHPEHLQIADPYYTRDFERCYADIKRGCEGLLRYIKNSDGIC; this is translated from the coding sequence GTGAGGCTACTTTTCGTCTGTCACGGCAACATCTGCCGCTCGCCGATGGCGCAGTCCGTGATGCAAAATTTTATTAATCAAAGCGAACTTAAAGCGCGCGTGAGCGTAAATTCCGCGGCGACGCACACCGACGAGATCGGCTCGCCGCCCTATTACGAAACGCAGCGCGTGCTAAAAGAGCAAAAGGTGCCACTCGTAGCGCATCGCGCCGTGCAGGTCACACCCGCAGACTACGAGCGCTACGATCTCATTCTTTGTATGGACGATGAAAATATGCGCTCGCTGGGGCGAATTTTTCGCGGCAAGGATATGGCTAAGGTAAAATTTCTTTTAGAATTTGAAGAGAGAAATTTTACAGACTGCGATGCGCCAAATTTTAAAGGCGCGCTAAAACAAACCGGCTTAAATTTAAAAGGCGCCGGTTCAAATTTAACCCATCCCGAACACCTACAAATCGCCGATCCATACTACACGCGCGATTTTGAGCGCTGCTACGCAGATATCAAACGCGGCTGCGAGGGACTCTTGCGATACATTAAAAATTCAGACGGAATTTGCTAA
- a CDS encoding FxsA family protein: protein MFRLLIVPYLIIEAFTTYYFVSANGFAAYAVEIVISAILGGYVVANRSWMGFFNLMKISPKEILSGVGFVVGGVFLIVPGIFSDILGVCVLIASFYCVTSDVPKFNARSENSEKKERKFWRRSRTSDDVIDVEVIEENEIEIRKSIGEKK, encoded by the coding sequence ATGTTTAGGCTTTTGATCGTTCCATATCTGATAATTGAGGCATTTACGACCTATTATTTCGTAAGCGCAAACGGCTTTGCGGCGTATGCAGTGGAGATCGTCATAAGCGCGATTTTAGGCGGTTACGTCGTAGCAAACCGCTCGTGGATGGGCTTTTTTAATCTAATGAAAATCTCGCCGAAAGAAATTTTAAGCGGCGTAGGCTTCGTCGTAGGCGGCGTTTTTCTAATAGTGCCCGGGATTTTTAGCGATATTTTGGGCGTTTGCGTACTTATCGCTTCGTTTTACTGCGTCACCAGCGACGTGCCTAAATTTAACGCTAGAAGCGAAAATTCCGAAAAAAAAGAGCGAAAATTTTGGCGACGCAGCCGCACAAGCGATGACGTAATCGACGTAGAGGTGATCGAAGAGAACGAAATCGAGATTCGAAAAAGCATAGGAGAGAAAAAATGA
- the hemC gene encoding hydroxymethylbilane synthase, whose protein sequence is MKNLIIATRGSVLALWQSEHIASLLEASGIQAQLKSMKTKGDKILDTPLAKIGGKGLFTKELEESMLRGEAHIAVHSLKDVPVEFPQGLVLAAICAREDVRDAMISEKYSKFGELPRGAKVGTTSLRRKMQLLSMRPDLEVISLRGNVQTRLRRLKDGEFDAIILAMAGINRLNLRAEVKHVAPFEISQMIPAMGQGALGIEAVDEPQILRAIEFLKDERAIIETTVERDFVRVLEGGCQVPIGINARLEGENIHISAIVGLPDGSESIHQSIVAQKSQYQSVGAELARVFIEKGAKQLLARAEEMASL, encoded by the coding sequence ATGAAAAATTTGATCATCGCTACTCGCGGCAGCGTGCTTGCGCTGTGGCAGAGCGAGCACATCGCATCGCTGCTTGAAGCTAGCGGCATCCAAGCGCAGCTAAAAAGCATGAAAACCAAAGGCGATAAAATTTTAGACACGCCGCTTGCAAAAATCGGCGGCAAGGGACTTTTTACGAAGGAGCTTGAGGAAAGCATGCTTCGCGGCGAAGCACACATCGCAGTGCATAGCCTAAAAGACGTGCCCGTGGAGTTTCCGCAGGGGCTAGTGCTAGCGGCGATCTGCGCGCGCGAGGATGTGCGCGATGCGATGATCAGCGAAAAATACTCTAAATTCGGCGAGCTACCTCGCGGCGCAAAAGTCGGTACCACGAGCCTTCGCCGTAAAATGCAGCTGCTTAGCATGCGCCCCGATTTAGAGGTTATATCCTTGCGCGGCAACGTCCAAACCCGCCTGCGAAGGCTAAAAGACGGGGAATTCGACGCGATCATCTTAGCGATGGCGGGCATCAACCGATTAAATTTGCGCGCCGAGGTAAAGCACGTAGCGCCCTTTGAAATCTCGCAGATGATCCCTGCGATGGGGCAAGGAGCGCTCGGCATCGAGGCGGTGGACGAGCCGCAAATTCTACGCGCGATAGAATTTTTAAAAGATGAACGCGCGATTATCGAAACGACCGTGGAACGGGATTTCGTCAGGGTTTTGGAGGGCGGCTGCCAGGTTCCTATCGGCATCAACGCGCGCCTTGAGGGCGAAAATATCCACATCAGCGCGATAGTGGGCCTACCTGACGGCAGCGAGAGCATCCACCAAAGCATCGTCGCACAAAAATCTCAATACCAAAGCGTAGGTGCGGAGCTTGCACGCGTTTTTATCGAAAAGGGCGCAAAGCAGCTTCTCGCGCGCGCCGAAGAGATGGCGAGCCTATAA
- a CDS encoding MmcQ/YjbR family DNA-binding protein: MNFSSVLKLMKQRYGADGEYLWDEYPNFAVFRHAGGKRKWFALLMRGLANEKLGRALPGSSDVINLKVSPDLAAILRDGKGIFAAYHMNKKHWISVCLDAVPREQIEDLIEHSRELTR, encoded by the coding sequence ATGAACTTTAGCAGCGTCCTAAAACTAATGAAGCAGCGCTATGGCGCGGACGGCGAATATCTGTGGGATGAATATCCCAATTTTGCGGTTTTTCGTCACGCAGGAGGGAAGCGCAAGTGGTTTGCACTTCTGATGCGCGGGCTTGCAAACGAAAAGCTCGGTCGCGCACTTCCTGGCTCAAGCGACGTGATAAATTTAAAAGTTTCGCCCGATTTGGCGGCGATTTTGCGCGATGGAAAAGGGATTTTTGCCGCCTATCATATGAATAAAAAGCACTGGATCAGCGTCTGCCTTGATGCGGTGCCGCGCGAGCAGATCGAGGATCTAATCGAGCATAGCAGGGAGCTTACGAGGTAG
- a CDS encoding replication-associated recombination protein A: MSLSLKFRPKSLEQIVGQGKIVAVFKKFVAAGSIPHSIFFGAAGSGKTTMARVIASELNYDFYELDATSLKVEDIRKILSSHAGSLIKPLIFIDEIHRLSKTQQEVLLIPMENYAAIIIGATTENPQFVLSSGIRSRSMIFEFEPLSYEDLEALLARVQGEIGFEMDEEARKYLLNSSSGDARSMLNLFEFALLADSAITLDTLRTLRANAVAAGVSSDDVHYELASAMIKSLRGSDADAALYYVARLIDAGESADFIARRMVILASEDIGNANPNALNIAVSTLTAVSKIGYPEARIILGQCAIYLAHSPKSNAAYLGINAALKFVRSAAPLPTPRYLINSDKQIADYKYPHDFGGWVEQAYMSEAAKFYESKGIGFEKTLDEWLARLRRENIDIKERE, from the coding sequence ATGAGTTTGAGCTTGAAATTTCGCCCCAAAAGCTTAGAGCAGATCGTGGGGCAGGGCAAGATCGTAGCGGTTTTTAAAAAATTCGTCGCCGCAGGCAGCATCCCGCACAGTATATTTTTCGGCGCCGCAGGCAGCGGCAAAACGACGATGGCGCGCGTGATCGCAAGCGAGCTGAACTACGATTTTTACGAGCTTGACGCCACGAGCCTGAAGGTCGAGGATATCCGCAAAATTCTATCCTCGCACGCCGGCTCGCTCATCAAGCCGCTCATTTTCATCGACGAGATCCACCGTCTCAGTAAGACGCAGCAGGAGGTGCTGCTAATCCCGATGGAAAACTACGCCGCGATCATCATCGGCGCGACGACGGAAAATCCGCAGTTTGTGCTAAGCAGCGGCATCCGCTCGCGCTCGATGATCTTTGAGTTCGAACCGCTTAGCTACGAGGATTTGGAGGCGCTTTTGGCGCGAGTGCAGGGCGAGATCGGCTTTGAGATGGACGAGGAGGCGCGAAAATACCTACTAAACTCCAGCAGCGGCGATGCAAGGAGTATGTTAAATTTGTTTGAATTTGCGCTTTTGGCAGACAGCGCCATTACGCTGGATACGCTTCGCACGCTGCGTGCAAATGCCGTAGCTGCGGGCGTTAGCAGCGATGACGTGCATTATGAGCTGGCAAGCGCGATGATAAAAAGCCTGCGCGGAAGCGACGCCGACGCCGCGCTGTATTACGTCGCGAGGCTGATAGATGCGGGCGAGAGCGCGGATTTCATCGCACGCAGGATGGTGATCTTAGCTAGCGAGGACATCGGCAATGCCAATCCAAACGCCCTAAATATCGCGGTTAGTACGCTAACTGCCGTCAGCAAGATCGGCTATCCCGAGGCTCGCATCATATTAGGTCAATGCGCGATCTATCTGGCGCACAGCCCCAAATCAAACGCCGCGTATTTGGGCATCAACGCCGCTTTGAAGTTCGTCCGCTCCGCCGCACCGCTACCTACGCCGCGCTATCTCATCAACTCGGACAAGCAGATCGCAGACTACAAATACCCGCACGACTTCGGCGGCTGGGTCGAGCAAGCCTATATGAGCGAGGCGGCGAAATTTTACGAAAGCAAGGGGATCGGCTTTGAAAAGACGCTGGATGAGTGGCTGGCGCGATTACGCAGAGAAAACATCGATATTAAGGAACGAGAATGA
- the cysK gene encoding cysteine synthase A — protein MKIANDVTELIGNTPLVRINTFGKNALILAKAEFLNPSHSVKDRIAWQIVKDALSSGKIDKNSVLIEPTSGNTGVGLAMIAAKLGMKLILTMPSSMSIERQKLIAAFGAKIELTDPKFGMKGAVDRANELAANTPNSFIPSQFDNPSNPKAHFQSTGPEIWEQSGSKVDILVAGFGTGGTLSGTAKFLKSKNPNLKAYGVEPASSPLLTCGSAGGHKIQGIGANFIPDNLDRSVIDGFLSVENDDAFAAARQLAQKEGLLVGISSGANVFAAAQIAAKAENKGKVIVTILCDTGERYLSTELFK, from the coding sequence ATGAAAATAGCAAACGATGTTACGGAGCTCATCGGCAATACTCCGTTAGTTAGAATTAATACGTTTGGCAAAAATGCCCTCATCCTAGCCAAGGCGGAATTTTTAAATCCGAGCCACTCGGTCAAGGATCGCATCGCATGGCAGATCGTAAAAGACGCGCTAAGCTCGGGCAAAATCGATAAAAATAGCGTTTTGATAGAGCCTACCAGCGGAAACACGGGCGTGGGGCTTGCGATGATCGCGGCGAAGCTCGGTATGAAGCTCATTCTAACGATGCCAAGCTCGATGAGTATCGAGCGCCAAAAGCTCATAGCCGCATTCGGGGCTAAAATCGAGCTGACCGATCCAAAATTTGGAATGAAAGGCGCGGTAGATAGGGCAAATGAGCTGGCTGCGAACACTCCAAATAGCTTTATCCCGAGTCAGTTTGATAACCCGAGCAATCCAAAGGCGCATTTTCAAAGCACTGGACCTGAAATTTGGGAGCAAAGCGGCAGTAAGGTAGATATTTTAGTCGCGGGATTTGGCACCGGCGGCACGCTCAGCGGCACGGCGAAATTTTTAAAATCTAAAAATCCAAACCTAAAAGCCTACGGCGTGGAGCCTGCTAGCTCGCCGCTTCTTACGTGCGGCAGTGCGGGTGGGCATAAAATTCAGGGCATCGGCGCAAATTTTATCCCTGATAATCTTGATAGAAGCGTCATCGACGGCTTTTTGAGCGTTGAGAACGACGATGCGTTTGCGGCAGCTAGACAGCTGGCACAAAAAGAGGGTCTGCTCGTGGGTATCTCAAGCGGTGCTAACGTATTCGCCGCCGCGCAAATCGCTGCCAAGGCCGAAAACAAAGGCAAAGTGATCGTTACGATCCTCTGCGATACCGGAGAAAGGTATCTTTCTACCGAGCTTTTCAAATAG
- a CDS encoding Rrf2 family transcriptional regulator — translation MALLSTKGVYGLAAILQIAKASEVAPISIKEIAERTGVSKNYLEQILNTLRNEKLVCSIKGKNGGYHLARDASEISFGEIFTALEKDLRMTSIHMSDPGLRAFFEKFDVKLAEIFNEPLSSYEEMMARSVQYLNFSI, via the coding sequence ATGGCACTTTTAAGCACAAAGGGCGTTTATGGGCTGGCTGCGATTTTGCAGATCGCCAAAGCTAGCGAAGTAGCGCCGATAAGTATCAAAGAGATCGCCGAGCGTACGGGGGTTTCTAAGAATTATTTGGAGCAAATTCTAAATACCCTTAGAAACGAAAAGCTAGTGTGTAGCATCAAAGGTAAAAACGGCGGTTATCACCTAGCCAGAGATGCTAGTGAGATTTCTTTCGGTGAAATTTTTACCGCTCTTGAGAAGGATCTGCGGATGACTAGCATTCATATGAGTGATCCCGGACTGCGGGCGTTTTTTGAGAAATTTGACGTCAAGCTGGCAGAGATATTTAACGAGCCTCTAAGCAGCTACGAGGAGATGATGGCGCGAAGCGTCCAGTATTTAAATTTCAGCATTTAA
- a CDS encoding aminotransferase class I/II-fold pyridoxal phosphate-dependent enzyme: MQKETLATHFGYDSVAGYGTMAVPIYQSTAFNFGSSKKAADRFALRDLGPIYGRLTNPTTDVFEARLAALENGKAAIAVSSGQAAIFFAVANLAAAGENIIIAEKIYGGATTLLAHTIKRFGIEARVFDSETADNLEGLIDDKTRAIFFETLSNPQISVANTAKIATIANKHGVVTIADNTIPSPALYNPLDDGADVVIHSASKYISGQGLSIAGAIVSGKGLNSKLKGNPRYAHFNEPDESYHGLVYADLVDNFDIYTLRIRLSLLRDIGATLSPFNAFQLIQGLETLPLRMQKHSQNALKIAEFLQNHPKVKQVNYPGLASSPFNAAIKAKFKDGYASSLMSFIVDSEETALKAVSKVKIFSVVANIGDTKSIITHPASTTHSQLNEEQLNRAGVPASLIRLSVGIEDANDLISDLSEALK, encoded by the coding sequence ATGCAAAAAGAAACCCTCGCAACTCATTTTGGTTACGACTCCGTCGCCGGCTACGGCACGATGGCAGTTCCCATTTATCAAAGTACCGCATTTAACTTCGGTTCTAGCAAAAAGGCTGCCGATCGCTTCGCGCTGCGTGATCTAGGGCCGATTTATGGGCGTTTGACAAATCCTACTACTGATGTTTTTGAGGCGCGACTTGCGGCGCTGGAAAACGGCAAAGCCGCAATCGCGGTCTCTAGTGGGCAGGCGGCGATATTTTTTGCGGTGGCAAATTTAGCCGCAGCGGGCGAAAATATCATCATCGCGGAGAAAATTTACGGTGGCGCGACCACGCTTTTGGCGCACACGATCAAGCGTTTTGGCATCGAAGCTAGGGTTTTTGACTCCGAAACGGCAGATAATTTGGAAGGGTTAATTGACGATAAGACTAGAGCGATCTTTTTTGAGACGCTTTCAAATCCTCAAATTTCGGTTGCAAATACCGCTAAAATCGCTACAATCGCAAATAAGCACGGCGTAGTAACGATTGCGGATAACACGATCCCAAGCCCTGCGCTTTACAATCCGCTTGATGACGGCGCCGATGTCGTAATCCACAGCGCTAGCAAATATATAAGTGGGCAAGGTCTTAGCATCGCGGGCGCGATCGTTTCGGGCAAGGGGTTAAATTCCAAACTCAAGGGCAATCCGCGTTACGCACATTTCAACGAGCCTGATGAGAGCTACCACGGCTTAGTTTATGCAGATTTAGTAGATAATTTCGACATTTATACGCTTAGGATTCGCTTGTCCCTGCTTCGCGATATTGGTGCGACGCTATCGCCGTTTAACGCGTTTCAGCTCATCCAGGGGCTTGAAACACTGCCGCTTCGGATGCAAAAACACTCCCAAAACGCGCTAAAGATAGCAGAATTTTTGCAAAATCATCCGAAGGTAAAGCAGGTCAATTATCCGGGGCTTGCAAGTTCGCCGTTTAATGCCGCGATCAAAGCGAAATTTAAAGACGGCTATGCAAGCAGTCTGATGAGTTTCATCGTAGATAGCGAAGAAACAGCGCTAAAGGCGGTTAGTAAGGTTAAAATTTTCTCCGTCGTAGCAAATATCGGCGATACGAAGTCGATCATCACTCATCCTGCGAGCACGACGCATTCGCAGCTAAACGAGGAGCAGCTAAACCGCGCTGGCGTACCTGCGAGCTTAATCCGCCTAAGCGTGGGTATAGAGGACGCGAACGATTTGATTTCTGATCTTAGTGAGGCACTTAAATAA